From Cannabis sativa cultivar Pink pepper isolate KNU-18-1 chromosome 8, ASM2916894v1, whole genome shotgun sequence, a single genomic window includes:
- the LOC115699665 gene encoding protodermal factor 1: MENKSKMMILSLLLWSLFITTVISSTPTFDDQKNYYSHDPPSTGHIPTPSTPSTPSTPSTPSTPHYSTPPHHSHHGTPSHGSSGGSYGTPPTTPSNCPTPSTKSPPSSGHGGGYYPSPPSTPTDPNTPTPTVPYTPTPTPTPTTPYTPTPTTPYTPTPTTPYTPSPDIPTPTSPTTPSTPPYLPDPNSPPFTCNYWRNHPQMIWGLLGWWGTLGNAFGVPSVPGVGANANLKDALSNTRTDGFGELYRQGTAAFLNSMIDHNFAYSNKQVRESFVTALGSNKAAAAQARLFKMANEKKH; the protein is encoded by the exons ATGGAGAACAAGAGCAAGATGATGATCCTTTCTCTTTTGTTGTGGAGTTTGTTCATCACTACTGTCATCTCCTCCACCCCTACCTTTGATGACCAGAAGAACTATTACTCTCATGACCCCCCATCCACTG GTCATATTCCTACTCCTTCAACTCCATCAACTCCATCAACTCCTTCAACTCCATCAACTCCTCACTATTCGACACCACCACATCACAGCCACCATGGGACACCGTCACACGGCAGCAGCGGCGGAAGCTACGGTACCCCACCAACGACACCATCCAACTGCCCAACCCCATCAACAAAATCTCCTCCTTCTTCGGGCCACGGCGGCGGATACTATCCTTCCCCTCCTTCTACCCCAACAGATCCAAACACTCCAACTCCAACCGTTCCTTACACTCCAACTCCAACTCCAACTCCAACTACTCCCTACACTCCCACCCCAACCACTCCATACACTCCCACTCCAACCACTCCTTACACTCCATCCCCAGATATTCCCACTCCAACCTCTCCCACCACTCCTAGTACCCCTCCTTATCTCCCTGACCCCAACTCACCTCCCTTCACCTGCAA TTACTGGAGGAACCATCCTCAGATGATCTGGGGTTTATTGGGATGGTGGGGAACTCTAGGCAACGCCTTCGGAGTTCCAAGCGTGCCAGGAGTTGGAGCCAATGCCAACTTGAAAGACGCCTTATCAAACACTCGAACCGACGGTTTTGGTGAGCTATACAGGCAAGGAACAGCCGCCTTCCTCAACTCGATGATCGACCACAACTTCGCCTACTCTAACAAGCAAGTAAGAGAGAGCTTCGTCACCGCCCTTGGCTCCAACAAGGCCGCCGCCGCCCAAGCCCGTCTTTTCAAGATGGCCAACGagaaaaaacactaa